In Pedobacter sp. SL55, the following proteins share a genomic window:
- a CDS encoding TlpA family protein disulfide reductase: protein MKISILIASAISVLAIHTSRAQEVFSLTPKAAVPGTTVKVAYNPAKTLLKNEKNVSAEVYQFRNYQWKKDEIKLIKQDSLWTADYLLPADAALVAFKFKSGKKTDIGNAYGWILTDENGKNVAGGYAGWAFLRNGTVPEFSTDYTTNKQMIGDDVVVYWMQQEVRQHPSSKRNIVYPWLRVLKNVDADKAKKQAEKDIFYLKNLEDPKESDLVNIKKIYAEVLNNKAAADSVAKVIANIDSPAIKKKNPEKLAAFKAMSAERDYKKVMPLNIDFFERFPAEKADRAFDEKNRIDYARLYSSIIIVASVEKDTATFKKYVAKAPFKSLSTIFYKCVQVPYVSLKTLNATEAYTYARPIADRFFQFNDEKPEGFMNVYFDNMPTYADILMHLGKSETALNLATSCQQKYQFEKATLNELQAVLLDKLGKTDELQKVLESSMRKNQVSPVMLDLLKKSYVARNKSEQGYQAYLATLKDVKLDAELAAKVKKSMIKQTVPDFKVKSNRNGKMISLNDLKGKVVVFDFWASWCAPCKAAFPGMNMAVQKYKDDKDVVFYFVDTQEKMKDYEAYVTNYLKEHNFDFNVLFDADAKFSKSYGVSAIPHKMVLDKNGLLRFSEVGYMGSPSELVDEISMMIELAKEGSNE, encoded by the coding sequence ATGAAAATAAGTATCCTTATTGCAAGTGCCATTTCGGTACTTGCAATACATACCAGCCGAGCGCAAGAAGTTTTTTCTTTAACACCAAAGGCCGCTGTGCCCGGAACTACCGTAAAAGTTGCCTACAACCCAGCAAAAACTTTGTTAAAGAATGAGAAAAACGTGAGTGCAGAAGTTTATCAGTTTCGTAATTACCAATGGAAAAAAGACGAAATTAAGTTGATAAAACAAGATAGTTTATGGACTGCCGATTACCTATTACCAGCTGATGCTGCTTTAGTGGCTTTTAAATTTAAAAGTGGTAAAAAAACCGATATTGGTAATGCTTACGGTTGGATACTTACAGACGAAAATGGTAAAAATGTGGCTGGCGGATATGCAGGGTGGGCGTTTTTAAGAAATGGTACCGTACCAGAGTTTTCCACAGACTATACTACTAATAAACAAATGATTGGCGACGATGTGGTGGTATACTGGATGCAACAAGAAGTGAGGCAACATCCTTCGTCTAAAAGAAATATTGTTTACCCATGGTTAAGGGTACTTAAAAATGTAGATGCAGATAAAGCAAAAAAACAAGCAGAAAAAGATATTTTCTACTTAAAAAACCTGGAAGACCCTAAAGAAAGCGATCTGGTAAACATCAAGAAAATATATGCGGAGGTGTTAAACAACAAAGCTGCTGCCGATTCTGTAGCTAAAGTAATTGCCAATATCGATTCGCCAGCTATCAAAAAGAAAAATCCCGAAAAGTTAGCTGCATTTAAAGCCATGAGCGCAGAACGTGACTATAAAAAAGTGATGCCATTAAACATCGATTTTTTTGAACGCTTTCCGGCAGAAAAAGCAGATAGGGCATTTGATGAAAAGAACAGGATAGATTATGCCAGACTGTATAGCAGTATTATAATTGTGGCTTCGGTAGAAAAAGATACTGCAACTTTTAAAAAGTATGTAGCAAAAGCTCCGTTTAAAAGCCTTTCTACTATATTTTATAAATGTGTACAAGTGCCTTACGTGTCTTTAAAAACACTTAATGCTACAGAGGCATACACTTATGCTCGTCCAATTGCCGATCGATTTTTTCAGTTTAACGACGAAAAGCCCGAGGGTTTCATGAACGTTTACTTCGATAATATGCCTACCTATGCAGATATTTTAATGCATTTAGGTAAAAGCGAAACGGCATTGAATTTAGCCACTTCGTGTCAACAGAAATATCAGTTTGAAAAAGCAACACTTAATGAGCTACAAGCTGTTTTATTAGACAAACTAGGTAAAACCGATGAGTTGCAAAAGGTACTGGAAAGTAGTATGCGAAAAAACCAGGTAAGTCCGGTAATGTTAGATCTATTGAAGAAAAGCTATGTAGCCCGCAACAAATCAGAACAAGGCTATCAAGCTTATTTGGCTACTTTAAAAGATGTAAAACTTGATGCAGAACTTGCAGCAAAAGTTAAAAAATCAATGATTAAGCAGACGGTTCCAGACTTTAAAGTAAAGAGCAACCGAAACGGAAAAATGATATCCCTAAACGATTTAAAAGGTAAAGTAGTTGTTTTTGATTTTTGGGCATCGTGGTGTGCTCCTTGTAAAGCAGCTTTCCCAGGTATGAACATGGCTGTTCAGAAGTATAAAGATGATAAAGATGTGGTTTTCTATTTTGTAGATACGCAAGAAAAAATGAAGGACTACGAAGCCTATGTCACTAATTATTTAAAAGAGCATAATTTCGATTTTAATGTGCTTTTTGATGCTGATGCTAAATTTTCTAAGAGCTATGGCGTAAGTGCAATTCCTCATAAAATGGTACTAGATAAAAATGGCTTATTACGCTTTTCTGAAGTAGGTTACATGGGCAGCCCATCAGAATTGGTTGATGAAATTAGCATGATGATAGAATTGGCGAAGGAGGGAAGCAATGAATAA
- a CDS encoding RagB/SusD family nutrient uptake outer membrane protein produces MKINYKAIVFTAAALVFAGCQKFVDIKTQGNLVPNQTINYRYLLNNTSGFETNPNLFDFASDDINITDATQVASLSGSSFYYYYVASYTWQPVFYVAGGTNENDLNWNASYAVILNCNTIINELPASDGTAQEKEALIAEAKVHRADAYLTLVNAYAKPYNATTASTDLGLPLLTTQTVSQSLKRASVQQIYNQVIDDLTSAIPALPNTQAYNTLPSKASAYSEVARCYLYMNNYAEANRYADLALSLRSTLNDLAVYTPTSTNYPRRIADPEVILSKITNGGTMAYQGTAFKLSDELLTLLGTTDQRYQLFTVPGTTIATSYTGRFFYKERFVGETRNVGPSVPEMMLIKAEYYARNNDATNAMLWVNRLREKRFKAADYVPMTASSPADALAKVIEERRREFFGRMLRWWDMRRLKNEPAFQKTYTRVFNGTTYTLAPNSNRYVFPIAQSLINLNPELEPNP; encoded by the coding sequence ATGAAAATCAATTATAAAGCTATCGTTTTTACAGCAGCTGCATTGGTCTTTGCAGGTTGCCAAAAATTTGTAGATATCAAAACACAGGGTAATTTGGTGCCTAATCAAACCATTAATTACCGTTATTTACTTAACAATACGTCTGGTTTCGAAACCAACCCAAATTTATTCGATTTCGCTTCAGATGATATCAACATTACCGATGCCACACAAGTAGCATCTTTATCTGGGAGCTCGTTTTACTACTATTATGTAGCCAGTTACACTTGGCAGCCCGTATTTTATGTGGCTGGTGGTACTAATGAGAACGATTTGAATTGGAACGCTTCTTATGCGGTAATATTAAACTGCAACACCATTATTAACGAACTGCCAGCCAGCGATGGTACAGCACAAGAAAAAGAAGCTTTAATAGCCGAAGCAAAAGTGCACCGTGCAGATGCTTACTTAACTTTGGTAAATGCTTATGCTAAACCTTACAATGCAACAACAGCAAGTACAGATTTAGGCTTGCCTTTACTTACCACCCAAACTGTAAGTCAAAGTTTAAAACGTGCATCTGTACAACAAATTTATAATCAGGTTATTGATGATTTAACTTCGGCTATTCCTGCGCTGCCTAATACACAAGCGTACAATACATTGCCAAGTAAGGCATCGGCTTATTCCGAGGTGGCTCGTTGCTACTTGTACATGAATAACTATGCCGAGGCAAATAGATATGCAGATTTAGCACTTTCGTTAAGAAGTACATTGAATGATTTGGCCGTTTACACACCAACTTCTACCAACTACCCACGCCGCATTGCCGACCCAGAGGTTATTTTATCTAAAATTACCAACGGTGGTACTATGGCTTATCAGGGTACAGCGTTTAAGTTAAGTGATGAGCTGTTGACTTTGTTGGGCACCACAGATCAACGTTATCAATTATTTACTGTGCCAGGCACAACCATTGCAACTAGCTATACGGGTAGGTTTTTCTACAAAGAGCGCTTTGTTGGCGAAACCAGAAATGTTGGCCCATCTGTACCAGAAATGATGCTGATTAAAGCAGAGTATTATGCTAGAAACAATGATGCTACCAATGCCATGTTATGGGTAAATCGCCTGCGTGAAAAACGTTTCAAGGCGGCAGACTATGTGCCTATGACGGCCTCTTCGCCAGCAGATGCACTTGCTAAGGTAATTGAAGAAAGACGTAGAGAGTTTTTTGGTAGAATGTTGCGTTGGTGGGATATGCGCCGCTTAAAAAATGAACCTGCTTTTCAAAAAACATATACCAGAGTTTTTAATGGTACTACTTATACTTTAGCACCAAATAGCAATCGTTATGTGTTTCCTATTGCGCAATCGTTAATTAACCTTAACCCAGAGTTAGAACCAAATCCTTAA